The window AAAACAAATTGTCCGAGTGAAATCCCAATAATATTCTGTGAGTAAAAAGTTCTATAGTCTTAAACTCAATCATAAAACTCCTGTCAGGTTTAAAAAAGGGGTGGCTGCTGAAATGGGGATCGTAAAGGAGGGAAAGCAAAAATTTATTGGTGACGGCATCATCATCTTCCATGACGCCTTGATAATAATGTTAGTTATGGCCGCCACTGTTGGATTTATGATTAGCGGCTGCGGGGGCGGTAAAACCAGCATACAAGTGGTTGTTACGGATTACTCAGGCATACCGCTCAACGGAGCCAAGGTAGTGTCCTTAAGCCAGCCTGAGGGTCAGCCAAAGCTCACTGGCATCACCACCAAGGTAAGCAACAAAGTAACGTTCAAGGACATCAAAATGGGAGAATACCAGATACAGATTAGCGCCGCC is drawn from Dehalococcoidia bacterium and contains these coding sequences:
- a CDS encoding carboxypeptidase regulatory-like domain-containing protein, yielding MGIVKEGKQKFIGDGIIIFHDALIIMLVMAATVGFMISGCGGGKTSIQVVVTDYSGIPLNGAKVVSLSQPEGQPKLTGITTKVSNKVTFKDIKMGEYQIQISAADYNAQNIKVAVEDEQVFIAKVFLNKLPTTLRSGY